The genomic DNA GGCAAATCAGTCAGTAGTTATTGAGATATCTGTTGTAAGATTAACATTGTGATAGGTATTGGTGGTCAGTAATACATAGAAATAGAAAAGCTCTTGAGTTTACCATTTAACTTGAGAGACAAGACAAATGggcaaaacaattataaaaaatacAGAACAGCATAAATCTAAGTGTTGAATTGTGTGATACAGACTCTAAGGCCAGCTTAAGGGAGAGGGTGGTGGAGGAGTTCATTGCCTGTAGTCCCAAAGGTCAATGAACTAGATGAGGCACCTGTTTCTTGGAGAGGAGTTGGGGAGAGAAGGTAGTGGAGCTCTGCAGCTTCCTTTTCTTATGTCCCCTGGAGAACTGGAGCTGGTACAGAATGCCTTCTTCACGGACCCCAATGACCAGAGTGCCTGGTTCTACCACAGATGGCTCCTCGGTCGAGGTGAGGGATTTGGGACCTGCCTGGTGGTTTGAGGTGAGGGGTCAGGAAACTGCAGAGAAGGTTATGAACTATTTGGGCATCATGGGAAATGAGTCAGAACTGAGTGCTACTTCctctccttttaccttttttactCTTGCCCACAGCTGACCCTCAAGATGCCATTCGCTGCCTCCATGTGAGCCAGAGTGAAGCTTGTTTGACTGTGTGTTTCTCTCGGCCCATAATTGTACGTTTTCAGTATATACATGagaggaaagaggggagagaggtgggggaaggggtgaGGGTAGGAGACATGGAAGTTATGTGGTGACCTTGTGTTTTCTTACATAGGTGGGCCCCGGCATAGAAACCATGATGCTCTTGGTAGATGAATCTCCCCTGTCAGTGGAGTGGAGGACACCAGATGGCAGAGAGCGGCCTAGCTATGTCTGGGTATCCCTTTCTCTTCAGCATCCAgctgcaacacacacacacacacacacacacacacacacacacacacacactcttctcCACCATGGTTTGGCTTGGGCCTGATATATTGATGAATTCTATAGTTTTTCCTTGACCTAGCttattctagctgtgtgacctgccAGCTGACTCCCTTAATCACGAGTTCTCTCAACATTCATTCCTCCTGATGTGGGGTGATATCCAGAAGCACTGTGTACTTTACAAAGGTGAGATAGATCTTCCTAGTCTGTGTTCCCTTCACCCACTTTACCACCACTTCTCTACAACTTTTTGGGATATTCTACctgaaaataatctttttctctacatattttcctaaagtattttatttcactCTCATTTGCCTCTATAACAATCTACCTCAATTATATTCATGTCTTAATTCCTTGCTCTTTTTCCTGTTAAAAAGAGATTAagtccttgaggatagggactatactcttttctattttatctttgaatttctaGTTTCTAGGAGAATGCCTTTTATATAATGGGGGGCGTTGaggggttttttaatttattttgtttatttaaggcattaaggcattgggggttaagtgacttacccaaggtcacacaggccaTTATTCAAATctgttcagatttgaactcaggtcctcctaactccatggccggtgctctagctgctgcacctcctagctgcccaccataataggatttttaattttttttttttggtttgttggggggtttttttgcaaggcaatggggttaagtggcttgaccaaggccacacagctagataattattaaatgtctgagaccggatttgaactcaggtactcctgactccaaggccagggctctatccactgtaccacctagtcgccccctatAATAGATTTTTGATAAATGTGCAGCCCCAAACACTCTACCCCCCCAccaaattcttttattcttccaacCCCTTCTGTTCCCCAGGTCAAAAAGAAAGTTGGTGTCGAGACTCTGCCACAGATGAGCAATTGTTCAGgtgatgggaaaaataaaaaatcttggGAAATGTGTCCACTGGGGTATTGGAGAACTGGAGCAAAGGCCCCAAAATTTGGGTGCAGGCATTCTTTAGCATACTTGAGATTCTGGGGTACAGGAGGGTGAGGAAAAGCAGGTATGTGGTCCTCATCCCTCCACTACTCTACCCACCTGTCAGAACGGAACTATCAGTGGAGAAGTCAACTGTGTTACAATCGGAGCTGGAGTCCTGTAAGGAGCTGCAGGACCTGGAACCAGACAACAAATGTGAGGTCCCTCTCTACCCCCAAGAGCCTGCCCCTTCAGGGAGCTCCCTCTCCTGGAGACCTTGCCTCTCCGGATCGATGGATCATGGGCAGTGGGAAGAGTTAGCCCGGAGGAGGAACTAGGGATAGACTATCTGCCCTGCTccctcctccaccaccaccatcctCACTCTCAGGGTGTCTGTTGACTATCATTCTGCTGATGCGGGCACTGGATCCCTTGGTGTATGAGAAGGACACTTTGAAGTATTTTCAGTCCCTCAAGGTAAGTGGAAGAACATAAGAGAAGAAAGCCTGGGATTTAAAGGTTAGGGCTCATTTTGGGCCCTGAGGCAGCACATGGAAGGGTGGGAAAAGGACTAGTAGTTGATCTCCATCCCTCCACCTCTCCGGCAAGGTAGCGGACCCAATGCGGGCTTCATACTTGGATGATCTTCGAAGCAAGTTTTTGATGGAGAACCACATCCTCAAAATGGAGTATGCTGAAGTGCGAGTTCTGGACCTTTCTTACAAGGTATAGCTGCCCCATCCCAGTACTCCTCTCCCTTGTTCATGAATTTCTTTTGGCCCAGACCTTGTTCCTCAGTCCTCACTGATACTCAGAAAACTCATCCATACTCTTagaacttttctttcctttttttttattatgaatgaaTTTAACAATCATTAACAAACACAAACATGTAAATACACAAAGAACAAAATCTAAAATTAACAaatcatttatcaagtacctGACACTGAGGATTTTATACGAAGTCATGAATCTGtcactttgctttttttaaaaattttaattatttaaggcaatgggggggggggggtaagtgacttgcccaagatcacatagccaggcaattattcaggtgtctgaagtcagatttgaacccagatcctcctgactccagggctggtgctctgaccaggtggcacagtagatagagcaccagccctggagtcaggagggcccgaattcaaatccagcctcagacacttgaataattgcctggttgtgtgaccttgggcaagtcacttacccgattgccatatttttttaaaaatatagaaaagagagTAACAAAATGACCCTGTTCACATTCCCTTCTGAAAGTTTTTCTTGCGtgtatgtgtgggtgtgtattgtgaactcaggttcttctgactctagggccagtgctctatccattgtgccctttgtgtgtatttttaaatactttaaacattcttttttccttcctttctttattcttttttttctctcttatcaccATCCATTAAATCATTCTCCCTTTTTAAACACATTAGTACTGttaaacaaatcaataaattggTTATGTATGAAAATGTATGTTTCATTTTGGGCCTCTAATTCAGCACTTCTTTGCCAAAAGAAGGAGGCATGCTTCATCTTCAGGCATCTGAAATCACAATTATCAAAGTTGTGAAATGTTTTCAGAGTTGTTTATCTCTGAACTtatgtatatgttgttttctcATTAGTGTTTAAGTTCCCTTTTAAGTCTTAAGagactgtttttacttttttttaacatcccaAAGCACAGCATGGTCCTGAActtatagtaagtatttaatgcTTGTTTGATGATGACTCATCTCTGACTGTGAATCTGTAACTACTGATTAGGCATTTTCATTTATCTGAAACAGAATCTGTCATTTTTCCACTTAAGCCTTTCCTCTCCAAACTTCCCTGTTTCTGTCAGTGGTTTTTCTTCTGTGCAGTTCTAAGCCCTGCGTCATTATATCTCTCTCCTCACACATACTTAGACACAAGCTTTCAGTCATTCAATGGTTGTGTCAGGTCTTTGAATTATTTTgcatctctcccttcccctctattTCTACCTCCAGAACCCTCCCTCAGGTCCTTCTTGTTTGCCCTGCTAAGAGCCTCCACTGCCCTTTCAGGGTCCTCCACATTAGAGGTGTATTCACaggcaaaaggaagcaaaggtgCTGGGGAAGccaaatcagaataaaaaatgtaaatgagaaaTAACTAACAAAATACACAGAGATAATTTTAACTTGTGTTTATCATGAGTATAGCAGAATCCTCTCTGTTTGAGTTTGATCCTACTGCTCCACATCATTACTGGattaatctttcattttaatcATAGCACTTTTTTGCTCAAAaactatttgttgttgttcaaaaCTGTAGTTTCACAGatagtgtttttttgttttttttgtttttttaggttttttttttgtaaggcaaacggggttaagtggcttgcccaaggccacacagctaggtaattattaagtgtctgagaccagatttgagcccaggtacaggatcctgactccagggccagtactttatccactatgccacctagccgcccccatagatactgttttttaagtattaaatgcctactgtgtgcctgGGGAAACAAGTCCAGTGAATGAAACAATATCCTGTTtttaaggagcttccattctaataagATAACAGGAATGAATATACAGATATGTAGAGAATAATTACAAAGAGAATAAACACAAAGTAGTTCCATTGATGGTAGTTTGTGAGAAGGGAGGACacaggaaagacttcatgggaAGGCAGAAGGGAGTGCTTGAACTGCATCTTGAAGGAGGAGGGAGCATATTCCAGACATGAGGAACAACTAATACAGAAGCTAAGAGATAGTGGATCAAGTTCTGAATGAGTTAGGAAAAGAGACAAGTCCAGCTCAGCTGATTGCAGTGTGTAGGAGGTTGGTAAAAGAAATCTTTCTTGGTGATGAAAGCTAAATAGAGGAGGCAATTTGAAAGTGTTGTGGTCAGATCCGCACTTCAGGAAAATCTCTTGGCATCCCTATAGAGGTGGACTAGAGTGTGGAGATGCCAATTAGCAGACCATTGCAGCAAGCAAGGTAGAAGGTAGTGAGGGTCTGAATAGAGTGTTAGaatgtgtgagtggagagaagggataGAATTCAAGaaacatagagatagagatggcaCATTTTGTAACTAATGGAATACATGGGGGGGATGGATAGTGCACAGATGATGATGCTGCCAAGATTATGAACCTGAGGTACTGGAAGATATTGATGCTTTTAATAAGAAATAAACAAGTTTGGGAGTTTTGTTTGGGTAGGAAGAGAAGGTAATGACTTCTATTTTTGGATATCATGACTTTGGGATGTCTCTGGAAtatccaatttgaaatgtctcTCCACCATCTATGCTCTCCATCCTATGCTGTCTCTGGTTCCCCTTTGCTCCAGCCAGACTGGTCTTCTCAGAGTTCCTCAAACATGCTGTGCCTGTTATAGCGATTATACCTTCTTAGGTACAATCTCTTAGAataccttcctcccttcttctgcaCCTGTCTAAATCCCAGCTCCAACTAAACCAGATCACACCCTCCTATCCCTGAATTCCTCTAGCACTGGTAACTTGTACTCTGTCTTGTAATATCTAACAGTGTGTGCATATAGCCTCCCTATACTTGACTTTGTTATCACCTTCAGTCTCTGGCATCATTTGTATATCTAATAGGAGCTCAATCAAATTCTGCAGGAATGATCATCAGATCAGGGTTCCCCATCTTGGAGTACTCTCCTTACTTCCCATTTGTCCTCTAGCTTTACTTCTCTCCATAGGATTTGACTGTGCTCTGCCACCTAGACCAGCTGATGTTGGTCACTCATCTTAACCTCTCCCACAATCTCCTCAGAAGTTTGCCTCCTGCCCTGGCTATGCTGCGCTGCCTTGAGGTAGGAATATTTACTGTTCATTCCTTTACCCCTTCTTGGCTTCTTTGGAGAAATCTCCTATGACCCTTTGGCCTTCTCTACTGCTGACCCTAGTGCCTGTCTATCCCTGATACGCTAGTTGAAACCTTTTATGTTTCTGGTCAGCAGGAGCTGTCCAGCTGTGACCTTCAGGTATACACAAGGAAGCTGTGCTTGCTTACATCCTCTTACTTTCTTTTTAGGTCTTGGAAGCGGATGGAAATGCTATAGAATCTGTGGAAGGTGTTGTTAATCTACCCAGACTACGGGAGCTTTCCCTGTGTGACAACCGTATCCTAACCCCATGGTACTTAGGCTAGAAAGTGGGTAAAACAGAGACTTTTAATTTCCTAGGAGTGTTTTTCCTGAAGGACAAAGCCAGGATTAAATGGGTAGCCTGGAGGAGTAATTATATAGATGTTAGCTCTGGTTCTACTTTATATATCATTTTCACTGATTTGGTCAGGTCATATCAGGTTGTTTTCTTCTTCATGTAAAAATAGTTACCCCAGCTGAAACAACAGGAACCTCAtaatcttcccttttctctggAGTCTGTCACACAGCTAATGCAGATCATATACAAGGGTCTGGCCACCTCCCTGAGGTATTGGGAATGATGCCTCTATTTTCCTTGACTTTTCCACTTTAGGCCTTCAGCACACCTTGGCCCTTCAGACTCTGGCTTCCTGTCCAAAGCTATCCCTCCTCAGCCTGGAGCGCAACCCCCTCTGTCACCTGGAGACAACTCCAGAAGAGCTGAGGGCCCTGCTTCCTGGAGTGGACAGAATCCTGACTTAGGGACTCTTCATGGCATAAACCTGGGTACCCTTCCCACCCTTTAATTTATTTGAACTGAATAAAGAattgaaaccccccccccccttggaaTGATgagctactgctgctactactgcttgTGGTAACTGCTGCCACCACCCTTTAGGTTCTGGAGGAAGGCTAAGGGGGGAAAGACTGGTCTAGAATATTAACTGGGCCAAAGGAGAACTGAAAAGTAGTAGGAAGAGGGAGACAATTTGTCCCTTGAAACCAGTCTCCTTCTATCTGTGTCTGTCACCTTTTCCCCCATTTCTCACTCAGTATCACTTTGCTTGCTGCTAGAGGCAATGTGGCATGGGAGACAGCTTGCTGACCTTGAGTGTCAgtaagacctaggttcaaattctgcctctgacagcAGCTGAGTGACAAGGGCCAGTGTCCTCATCTATTAAGACCTACATCCGCCTCACAGGCTTGTTGTAAGGATGAAATAAGCTAATGTGTTCCAAGCACTGGGGAAACTTTAAAATGTTCTATAAATGCCCCTAACTGTTGGTAGGACTGAACTCCCATCCCAGaagtacacacaaacacacacacacacacatactctttttcttctctttttggacCTACTTTATACTTGCGACCATCATTTTTTTGTGACTTTAGTTGTGTCCCTTCATCCACAAGTTCTAGGATCTGGTCTActtataaaattttatgatttaatCCAAAGTGACTCCCTCAGAAGGAGAGATATGAACTCAGGCCAGAGCCCTAAGTCCAAACTTGTcatgaaatgacaaaaaaaaaaaatccattgaaatGGGTGGGAAGGCTGAAAGACTAATAAAGACTGCTTTCGTGGGGAATGTCCCTGAGCTCACCTATATACACACCCTGATGCTCACTGACACTGCCCAACCTCTTCCTGTCTCCATGGCATTGTATAAACACCCAACCTTACCATGCCCGATGCAGGTTGAGTTGTTCTGACCCTCCTGACTTAGCCCATACCATGCTTCCTCTAGCCCCAACCTGTACCCAAATGATAACAGTCATAGGATTGTGGTCCAAGCTGTCTCACTACTTAGGTTCCCAGCATAAAACTAAGTAGAAAGGGAATTGAATGAGGACTAGTTGGGCAGGAGGTGATCTCTTGACTGGTGCATAGAAATACAATGAAACATCCCCATTCTTTTTTGGTACTCCATTTTTCTGTCATTCAAACTTTTTCTGCTTGCTGCTAGGACTTGCCCCCTGTATTTCTGGGTTCTTGGTCATTGCCTTTAGGTCTTCATCCCAGATGAAGCAGGAGAATAAGGCAATTAACCAGTGGTCCAAGTAAAGAAGGAACTTTGAACAACAGTATATAGAACATCTCTAAACCTCACAGGGAATATCTAACCTTTCTGTCTTGCTGTGTCAACTTACAAAGTGTTGGGAAGGTGGAGTTTGGTGCATATATAGGTGGGTGTTGAACTGGTTGGTCAGCATTCCCTAGAAGAAAATTCCTTAGTCTAGGAAGAAGCAACGCTTGGAGCCAATCTTCCAAATCTAATCTttagaaaacagaacaaaaaaaaaatccacatttgTCTAACTTTGTAGCAAAAGCTCAACAGGCATTAATCAACATCAATAATTCAATAACCTTTTCCAGGTCTTAAAATTGTGAATGCATGAGCACAGATAACTGTCCCTATAGAGGTTTGTTACCAGAGGTGAATCCAGTGTTCAACCACTTTTGACATGAGGGATGGAGGTGGTGGAGGGGATACAATAAGACCTGTTGGAGaactagagagggaaaaaatacacacacacacacacacacacacacacacacacacacacacacactggggCTGAAGACATCATATAAATGCTGCTTCCCATACCATGACGAGACCTAGGGAAGCAAGGGCGAAGACCACACCATCCCAAGAGGGTGAAACAGGTGTGGCTGGTGTGAGTTAGAACAGTTCTGGGGCCCAGTCGGCCGGGTGGAGGACAGCAAAGCCGGTGGAACAGGGCAAGGCAGAAGGACAGCCGGTGGAGCCAGTCTGAATGTTAGGCCTATGATGTCACCCAACCTGCACAGTTGGGGTTCCTCAGACAGATGGTAATGGAAGCTCCACCCCAGAACTCCTTGGTCAATCTGGTCCTTTCTAGTGAAACTCTATCCCCATCTTTGCCTGCCTCAgtccctcattttaaaattttttagtttagtttccAGGACTtataaggagaaaggaggaagggggaaggtagGGAAAGAGGAGCCCACCAGGGTTGCAAATATTTCTTAGGAAAGTGAAATGATATCAACTCACTACTTGAATGCAGGTGTGAAGGGTGCTGTGTTCAAATTCATGGCCCCGTTCTTCAAGGACTTTCCTAATTCGTACATACCTTATCCACCAAGTTCCAAATAGGAGCCCTTCTGCACCCCCAGAGTTGAACTGAGTCACTGCTAGTATTAAGCCACATCTACTAGTCATCCCCACATCTGGTTTGATTTCTTCCTTAATATCCTGCTAttctttttcctgatttcagagtGGGAAAAGAGGGGAGGGTGAGTAAGGGATCATGAGAGTTACTGGGATGGGGAGACCAGATTAATGAGGGGTGTCCGTTTTTTTGTGACTTCATCTCAAACTGGGAGATCTTCAGGGTTAGAGAGTAAAGGTTCGAAACCCATCCTAGAGGGCTTTCTAGTATTGTCTTATCTGGGGAAAGGGgacagaggaaagggatgagggTCTGGTCCTAGGATCCCTTGCCTAGATGCAAGGGTTCTCCAGAAAGGGGACACTCCAGCTCTTGAGAACGGCATTCAAGGTCTTTGCTGGGCCCTGGCTCCCCTTTtctagccccccccccagcccctaAACCATCCACAACCCAGAGCTCCGCCTTAGGGTTTCTATTTTCCTAGAAAGGGGAGAGCCGGGGTGCCCGtgccccttcctccttcccatctTTGTCACCCTGCATCACTCCCCCAGATGGGGCAATCTTCGTTTCCTCTTCCCAGAAGCCCAGCCCCGCCTCTCCTCAAACCACCGCAGGTCACCCCGCCCCAAGCTTTAAACCCGAGTTGTCCGTCCCGCGGCCGATCGCAGTCTGGTCCCGTCCCCGGGACTCAGCGCTagcgctgccgccgccgccgccgccgccgccaggTGAGAGGAAGGGTGGAGCCCTGCAGTCCCTTGGGCGACTCACCTTTCAGGCCGGGAGGGACTTTTCGCCCCTCTCTACATGAGAGGCCCAGGGGCTGGCTCCTTCATCTCCAGAGTCAGCGCCTTTGCCCCAGATCCCAGATTATACCTTCTTCTCTTGCCTATTGCCCTCTGCTCCCCGCTGCACCTGCGGCATCTCAGCCCCATCTCACTGCCCTCCCCTCCAGCTCGCACCCTCCAGGCATTCCAGACAACTTCTTTGGAACTGGGTAGGAAGGACCAAGCCTCCTTCCCACCGGCGGACCACAGTCCCCTTGCCTCCTTAGAAATAACTCTTTAATGTATTGTCTGGGGACCTCACAGGAGGCCGACTGATTAAGAAAGGAAATTCCTCAGAATGGGTTTGTCCTTCGGGGGTCCAAGTGGAGCGGAATGTCTTTTGGATCGGGAAGGACACTATATGTCTTATTGAATATAGGGGGTCCTTGGGTGGATCTGGGTGGGAGGGAAATTCCAGAACCTCAGATGGGTCTGGATACAAGATAGGGTCCTTGAAGAGACTTGGCTGTAAAGAAGCAATCCCTAGGTAGATCTGTTTGAAAGTGAGGAATGGGGGTGATCCTAGGGTAAATCTATTCGGAGTTGGAATCCTTGGGGAGAGAGATCTGCTTATAAGATACCTGAGGCTAATCCATGATACTTATTGTTTTTGGCAGCCACCATGACTGACGGGTCTCGCTCAGATGTGGGGCGATGGGGTGGGGGCCCCTGGGATTCCAGCATCACACCTTCTCCTGAGCCAGAACCAGATACCAACTCTCGAGGGTCAGGTCGTTCTTTTTGGGCCCGATGCTGCTCCTGCTGTTCCTGCCGAAGTGGAACTGATGATGACTGGGGCCCAGTGCCTGCAGGCCCCCGAGGTTCAGGACCTCGGGGCTCTGGTCGTCCTGGGTCCCGAGGTTCAGGATCTCGGGGCTCCGGTCGTCCTGGCTCCAGAGGCAGTGGGGTCAATGCAGCAGGTGATGGTACTGTCCGAGGTGAGCTTTCAAACATCTCTCTCATTCAAGGAGGGGAACCCTCAAGGATCCCCTGATCCTAAGTAAAGGCCTTAGTTAATTTGTGGAGTGGGGAAGGATGGGTTTGCCCTTATTATTAGTCATTAGCCATTCAGGTCCCCTTAAGGATGGAGCTGCTTCTTTGGGACTGTTggcagaaggttttttttttttttgaatggggGCAATGGTGttacttactcaaggtcacacagtggttaagtatcaagagtctgatctcaaatttgagttcaggtcctcctgacttcagggtcaatgctctaaacactgcaccacccagctgcccctctctGGGATTGTTGGGGCTCCACCAAAAGCCTAGATTTGGAATTCTGGATTCCTTGAGCTGAGCAGGAAAAGGAAAGCTGAACaggaataaagatttattaaatgcctaccatgtgcAGGCATggtgctaaacattttacaattgtTATCTTCCTTGATTCTCACATCCACCTTGGGAGATAActactgttatccccattttacagttggggaaactgaagcagagagaggttaagtgatttgcccagggtcacagagctaagtgtctgagggcggatttgaactcaagtcttcctggctgCCTTGGGAATCCTGAGTTCTTTGGTCTGAGCTGGTGTTTTAACCTACTCTGTCCCTTCTAGATGGCATGCTAGTGGTGACCGGGGTGGATCTGATGTGTAGACGCTCAGATCAAAACCGGCGGGAGCACCACACAGAGGAGTATGAATACGATGACCTGATTATTCGTCGAGGACAGCCTTTCTACCTCACTGTCGACCTGTCAAGGCCCTACTCATCATCCTCAGACCGGATGGCCCTTGAGCTGCTTATAGGTCAGTGCAGAggggcagaggcagagagaaaggggagaCCACAATTAATCTCCCAATTGTGCTTTCCTCTTGTTTTAAGACCCAAGAGAGCGTTGTCTCCATCTTTCCTGTGCTCTCTACACTGATGTGGTAGCTGTGAGGATGTGCACATTTCTACCATGTCACCGTTGGTGTGTCAGCACTTGTCTGTATAGattctctctgtccctttctcaAGATGCTGTCTCCTAAAAGCCTCTTGTCTGTCCCATGTCAATAGGTGGATGATGGGTgtgtctttttctgtttctctttctggcttttttcccccttgagcGTGTGGgtgtctctctgactctccctGTGACTGCATGTCTCAGTGTCTCTGTCCCCTCTGGCCTGAGGCTGGGTGGCTCCACTGCTGTGTTGCTCTTTGGCTGCTAAGGACAGTGATTATGCAGCTGCTGGAGGCGGGAGACTCCTCATACCCTCTGATTAGAGCCTAACCTTGCCCACCTTGGCCTCTAATTTCCGGGCACCCTCCTGAATGCCCTGGATTCTGATGGAACCCTGGGG from Macrotis lagotis isolate mMagLag1 chromosome 4, bilby.v1.9.chrom.fasta, whole genome shotgun sequence includes the following:
- the RABGGTA gene encoding geranylgeranyl transferase type-2 subunit alpha isoform X2: MHGRLKVKTTEEQNEAKRAEREQKLKLYREATEAIFRKRQEGRLDESILELTSQILGANPDFATLWNCRREVLVQLEAQKSPEEFAALVTAELGFLESCLRVNPKSYGTWHHRCWLLGRLPEPNWTRELELCAKFLEADERNFHCWDYRRFVAQKAAVPPAEELAFTDSLITRNFSNYSSWHYRSCLLPKLQPLSDSQPPGRLPEDMLLHELELVQNAFFTDPNDQSAWFYHRWLLGRADPQDAIRCLHVSQSEACLTVCFSRPIIVGPGIETMMLLVDESPLSVEWRTPDGRERPSYVWLCDLPADSLNHEFSQHSFLLMWGDIQKHCVLYKGQKESWCRDSATDEQLFRTELSVEKSTVLQSELESCKELQDLEPDNKWCLLTIILLMRALDPLVYEKDTLKYFQSLKVADPMRASYLDDLRSKFLMENHILKMEYAEVRVLDLSYKDLTVLCHLDQLMLVTHLNLSHNLLRSLPPALAMLRCLEVLEADGNAIESVEGVVNLPRLRELSLCDNRLQHTLALQTLASCPKLSLLSLERNPLCHLETTPEELRALLPGVDRILT
- the RABGGTA gene encoding geranylgeranyl transferase type-2 subunit alpha isoform X1 — its product is MNPGMGDPGSFRAPAPPSPSFIYPQHGRLKVKTTEEQNEAKRAEREQKLKLYREATEAIFRKRQEGRLDESILELTSQILGANPDFATLWNCRREVLVQLEAQKSPEEFAALVTAELGFLESCLRVNPKSYGTWHHRCWLLGRLPEPNWTRELELCAKFLEADERNFHCWDYRRFVAQKAAVPPAEELAFTDSLITRNFSNYSSWHYRSCLLPKLQPLSDSQPPGRLPEDMLLHELELVQNAFFTDPNDQSAWFYHRWLLGRADPQDAIRCLHVSQSEACLTVCFSRPIIVGPGIETMMLLVDESPLSVEWRTPDGRERPSYVWLCDLPADSLNHEFSQHSFLLMWGDIQKHCVLYKGQKESWCRDSATDEQLFRTELSVEKSTVLQSELESCKELQDLEPDNKWCLLTIILLMRALDPLVYEKDTLKYFQSLKVADPMRASYLDDLRSKFLMENHILKMEYAEVRVLDLSYKDLTVLCHLDQLMLVTHLNLSHNLLRSLPPALAMLRCLEVLEADGNAIESVEGVVNLPRLRELSLCDNRLQHTLALQTLASCPKLSLLSLERNPLCHLETTPEELRALLPGVDRILT
- the RABGGTA gene encoding geranylgeranyl transferase type-2 subunit alpha isoform X3, giving the protein MNPGMGDPGSFRAPAPPSPSFIYPQHGRLKVKTTEEQNEAKRAEREQKLKLYREATEAIFRKRQEGRLDESILELTSQILGANPDFATLWNCRREVLVQLEAQKSPEEFAALVTAELGFLESCLRVNPKSYGTWHHRCWLLGRLPEPNWTRELELCAKFLEADERNFHCWDYRRFVAQKAAVPPAEELAFTDSLITRNFSNYSSWHYRSCLLPKLQPLSDSQPPGRLPEDMLLHADPQDAIRCLHVSQSEACLTVCFSRPIIVGPGIETMMLLVDESPLSVEWRTPDGRERPSYVWLCDLPADSLNHEFSQHSFLLMWGDIQKHCVLYKGQKESWCRDSATDEQLFRTELSVEKSTVLQSELESCKELQDLEPDNKWCLLTIILLMRALDPLVYEKDTLKYFQSLKVADPMRASYLDDLRSKFLMENHILKMEYAEVRVLDLSYKDLTVLCHLDQLMLVTHLNLSHNLLRSLPPALAMLRCLEVLEADGNAIESVEGVVNLPRLRELSLCDNRLQHTLALQTLASCPKLSLLSLERNPLCHLETTPEELRALLPGVDRILT